From the genome of Ovis aries strain OAR_USU_Benz2616 breed Rambouillet chromosome 5, ARS-UI_Ramb_v3.0, whole genome shotgun sequence:
GCTCTGGCCCAGAGCTTCCAAAGTGCCTAGATGTGCCCACTGGTGCCTGGCACAACCTCTCTGTCTTCTTGGATGTGAGCTGCCCCTCTGGCCTGACCAAGACAACCATTGGCGCACTGGCGGCCAGCGGAAGCCTGCTCCTTGTGCTTGCCATTGCCGGCCCGGTGCTGGCCTGGAGACTCTGTAGACATCGGATGGGCCAGAACCTGAGCAAAACGTGGGCTGCTCAGGATGGCTCCAGGTCTGGTTCGGGCTGGCAGTCAAGGTACGGTAGCCAAGGCCGCAGGCCTAAGCCCCCAGCCAACACCCCGCCCAGATCTTCCACCCCTGACTACGAGAACATGTTCGTGGGCCCACCGGCTGCCAGACACCAGTGGGATGAACACAGGTGAGTGACCCACACAcgtgtgtctgtgagtctctggAGCTGGATGGCCAGGGTCCaactcctggctctgcctcttatAGGCTGCGTGATCTTGGGCAAGTagtttcccctctctgggcctcagtttcttcctagATAAAATGGGATTAATAACAGCCCTCCGCCTCACAGAGCTGGGTTAAGTGAGTTCCTGTGCAGAAGACACGCATCCCCCTGCATGACCTGCAAACCCAGTTTCTGGCTGACAAGGATGCGGAGGGAGGAGGCAGCTGTTCAAGGTGGTGGGGGCTCTGTGGTCAGCAGCCTAGGCTTAGATCTCGTGTGACCCCAGGCTGCCTTTGaacctctgtttctgtctctgtaaAATGAGACCACATCCCCATCTCTCCCCGACACATAGGAGATGCCAAGAAAGCCATCTGTGTCTCTCGACCCCCACAAAGCCCTGCCCCCCAAATGGGCTAGGCTTAGACAGATGGGTCTGTTTCCAGGTTGGGTGAGAGAGGGGGTTTCTAGGGGGCAGGCACAAGGAGGAACAAAGGCCCGGAGGTGGGAGAGAACAGAGTCTGCTGTGAATGTGTTTTGAGAAGGCAAGACTTCAGGGCTGAGGTTGGAGGGGGCTGAGAGAACCCAAGCAGGAAGGGAAGAGGGCTGGGCAACTGGGCTGGGCAGCAGAATCCAAAAGATGGGGAGGCCTGTGGGAAGTTATTGATGAGAAATGAGAGCATATGCAAAGCAGACACAAATACGGCCCAAAAGCAGAAGTGGTCTGCGGTGGGGAGTAGATGGCACCAGACTTCCTAAGGCAGTGTGTGTTCTGATGCCTGCTCTGCTTTGCTGTCCCCAAGATCTCAGGGCCAGGCTCCTCTAAAAACATTGTTTACAAGAGAATGTGTCAATCTCCTCCTGCACTTCACAGTGGCAGAAATAGAGTTTCTGGaaattccctggcggcccagtggttaggactctgtgctttcactgctgagggtgcaggttcaattcctggtccaggaactaagattccacaagctaggcggcacagccaaaaaaaaaaaaagaaagaaagaaatgaaggttCTGGGAGGCAGGAGAATGACTTCCTCAAGGTTAGAAGCAGAGACTAGAACAAATCCTGACTTCCATCCCCATATAaccatttatgtattttggagtAATTTATACTAAAGTATACATGACTGATAGACACCACTTAGTCAATAGGGCCTTTGTTCCAGGAGGAGCCAGGGGTGGGTTTAGGATGTTCTGGAGGCAGGAAAGTTCTTCTCTGGGGTCTTGCCCACCATAGCAAGACATTCCTAGAAGCTACCATCCCCTCTGATCCATTGAatgggtggggaaactgaggctcagagattttTGTATCGAGGCCCAAAGTCAGTTGCTTCAGGAGACCTGGGGGAAAATGTCCCATCTGAAGGAGCACTGATTCAGCTCCAGGCACCAGAGCTTCCAGTTTTTCAAGAGGAAACCCAAAACtaaatttgaatataaaaaaaGGGCAACTATCTCAGctttaaggaaggaaaaaaaaaaaaaaaaaccctgccatGACTCAAGGTCCTTGGACCACAGCATTGCAATGCTGAAGGCACAGAATCTTCCCCAAGTCACTGCCCCCTTCTTGCTTTCCTCACAGAAAGTTGGGCCAGGCTGGGAGACTGCTGCCCCGTTCCCCACTCCTCTCATATGtaatttctccaggggatcttcccaacccagggatcaaaccccggtctcccgcattgcaggcagacgctttaacctctgagccaccaggtctcccgcatcgcaggcagacgcttaacctctgagccaccaggtctcccgcatcgcaggcagacgcttaacctctgagccaccaggtctcccgcattgcaggcagacactttaacctctgagccaccagggaagccccatatgtaaTTAGGAGTGGACTCAACCACCATGAACTACTTTGCCTCTAAAAGCTGATGTGCCTGCTCCCTGAGTCCTGCCTGAACTCCCATCTGTCTTTTCCCCATAGGTCTCCCCCTTCAGAGGGCGGCGACTTCTACATGAGCTATGAGAGCCTCCAGCACGAGTCCCAGCCTGTCTACTGCAACCTGCAGTCGCTGGGCCAGGTCCCATTGGATGACGAGGAGTATGTGGTCCCCGGGCGCTGAGCAACATCTTCACCATCTCAGACTCCAGCCTGAGACTTCAGGTGACGGGGCATTCTGGCTCCTCCCTGGCTTCAGTCCTCCCGTCTGAGAAATGGCACCAGGGGAGGGTCATCCTTGAGGCTCCAGAGCGGCTCTGGAGCCCCATCCCTAGCCCATTCTGCCCCCCCCAGGCCACTGGGCTGCCAGAAGGGGAGGAGAGACCCCAACgtggatgggggtgggagagTCAATGTGTGAACTCTGTTGGCATTCCCTGTCAGTgcgcaaataaattcttcaggacAGACGAGGCTGCTGGTGAGTGGGCTCCTCAGGGTGCAGATTTCTTGAGCTCCCAAGACAAGAACTCTGAGACTCCTCAATTGCTCCCAACCCCCCAGTCTCTCCCCTCTGTCCCTCTCAGGCCCCTTTCTAGATGCCTGGTATCGTCTTGGCCCCCAAGGCAGCCCACACCAGACTCAGAAGGGTCTTTCTAACTCAACAATAGGACTGTGCTCCTCCCCTGCTCACACGCCCTCTGTGGCTCCCCAGTGCCCCCAGAGTCTCCGCCTGGTGGTTGAGACCTGCGTGGACCCAGCCCTGTCCAACTCACCACGCACTCCCATTTCTCTGCCCTTCTGATCTGGGCCTCCTCTCGCATCAAGCTCACTTCCCTCCTGCAGCTTTCATTTCCTTACGCATGCCATCTGTCTGCCCAGACTGCCATCCCCTTCCACATCTTCTCACTCTTaagcatctgtatgcaggtgTAGAACTCTGGCCTGGGCAACACGGGTCCAGTTCCTGACCCCCTCGTGAAACCTCTGGGTGTCAGTTCCCCCACGTGTAAAACAGGGTGATTAGAACTGGTCTCTAAGGTTGTTTTAGCTCtaatgtgttgctgctgctgctgctgctgttgctgctgctgttgtcacttcagtcgtgtctgactctgttgcaaccccatagacggcagcccaccaggctcccccgtccctgggattctccaggcaagaacactggagtggggtgccatcgccttctcctctaATGTGTTGAGACACCTTAACTCATCCTTCTGGGTCTAGGTGCAGCACCAGTGCCACTCCAAGAAGCTGGTTCTTCCTCAGGTAGAGTTCATCGCTGCCCAGCTCATGCCTCAGCTGGATTTTCTGTCAGCTGCCCCCAGCCTGGCTTCTGTCAAGCCCTCAGACTACGGGAGACAGAGCTTGACACAGACAGCCCCAGTCCTGGGAGGTCAAACCTGGATCAGAGGGAAAGTGAGAGCCAGGATCCCCAGAGAGAGATGAATGAAGGCATTTTTAAAAGGCTGTATGTAAGAGGGGAATCAGGAGTGGGTTTCGAAGGATGCATAGGTGTTTGAGAAGTAGAAAGGACAAGGCATGCTGAGCAAGGGGACCAGCTTGGAGGCGTGAAAAGACACATGGGCAGTGGCGTCCAGCAAAGGCAACACTTGGTGTTTGGGGAAAGACTCAGCATAGCATCTGCTGCCTCTGGGTCATCCTGACATGGAGTCTTATTGAATCACACCACCTGGGAGTGACCCAAAGTGGGAGGGGTGACCTATGAGGGTCTTCAGCTTCCTTGCACCCCTGCATCCCAGTGCTACGTGGCTCAAGCccccactcctgcccccaatcacctGTCTCCCTCTGTTCACTGATGCATTGCCTGGGTTGACTCCTTGGCACAGTCCTTCCTGCGAATCAGGTGCTCCCCTGTGACTGCTCTCTTACTCATCTGTCTTGTATTCATTTGTCTCCTGCACTTGACTGAGCTGGAACAGAGTGGTTTTTGCCTACCTTGTCACTTCCTCCCCTCAGGGCACAGCCAAGGCCTGGCACAAAGTGGGTACTCATTAAATACATTCAGGGGCACCTAGTCATTCCAATCTGCCTCTGGGTGGGGGGCTTCACAGGGGTCACATTGCACTCACTGCTGGAGCTGGAACTGTCTCCTCCAGATCCCTGTTCCAGTTCCTCAGGGTGAACAGGCAAGTGAGGAGGGGGCTGGACTTGGCACATCTCAGCAATTCCGCGATCCCAAGTAGAAAAGGATATAACCTGGGAGATGTGACGTGCGTGAAAATGTTCTTCACGCCTTTTTtctccatacttttttttttttttttgacactggTATGAGGCATGAGCCAtgctcagctccctgaccaggggtcgaacccatgtcccctgcagtgaaagcatggaatcttaaccactggaccaccagggaagtccctccacgcATGCTCTTTTTACATGAAAGGATAGATGCACCGTTAACATGAAGGGAGGTGCCACAAACAGCAGAGGGACGGGGACTCCTCTAGGTCAGCGCACTTGGTGGCAGATGGACGTGTCTCTGGGCTGCCCAGGTTTGGAAAGGGGACCCCCATCGGGGGAGAGACTGCAGGATGGTGATCAAAATGGGGCCAGATACCTACAGAGACTGGACTACCAAGAGATGAGAAGACAAGGAGGGAGACTTAAGACCCAGAAGGGTCTCAGAAACAGAAGCCgaggagcagggagggagagaaacaCAGAAACAGCGAGAGGGATGTCCCCGGCTGCCTGTGGGTCCCATGGATGTCCTGACAGTGAaaagaaagtgtcagtcactcagccgtgtctgactctttgccaccccatgaaatgtatagccaaccaggctcctctgtctgtctgcaggcaagaatagtggagtgttgAGAGTGTTGACAgataacaaaattttataaagcagttatccttcaattaaaagataaataaatttttaaaaacaaataaaatcacacacaaagaatactggagtgggtagctattcacttctccagatcttcctgacccagggatcaaaccccgccCCTCTCCTgaattgcaaacagattctttaccgtctgaaccaccagggactcCCACACGAGCATCACCCAGTTTCCTGGCATCCCCAAAGAACGTCCTGCCACCCATCCCCTGGCCTGTTTCAATCATCCCATATCAGATCCCCTGGGGGAACTGAGGCCAACGGGGCTAGGGGTGCGGGTGGGCTCTTCCCAAGGTCATTGACTCCAGCCTGGACACCACAGAAGGCTGGTCAGACAGCTTCACGTTTATTACCAGGGTTTTTCATAAACACACACCCTGTCAgaccacccctccccagccccctagTTCCCAGGCAGACAACcccaataaattaataataaatagaaatataaatacataggTTTAGGGGGGAGGGAGCAGACAGCAACGGTTATGAACAGGGTATTTCAGGTTCCAGGAGCCCACTAGACAGGCAAGGACAACCGAAGCCTTTCCAGTGCGTCCATGCCAGAAATGAAGGACCAGGGCCGCTCACACGCAGTGACAGTCCTTGGCCACGAGGTCGTCAAAGGGCGTGAGTGACACGCGGCCGTCGCTGTCTTGGTGCATGAGCACCACCGGCTCGTAGCTGGCAGGCACGCAGCACGGCGCCGGCGCAGCATCAGGGTTCAGGCCATGCAAGCGCGCCTGCATCTGCGCGTGCGTGTTAGCGGACCGGAAGTGGCTCGGACACGCGCCGATGCACATGCGCACATCCAGCTCCCGCGGCGCCAGCACCCAGTCGGCCCAGCCCAGGTCCTCCAGCGACGCGCGCAGGCTCTGCAAGTGACAGCAGCGCCCCTCCCCGAGCGGGCAGCCGTCCCGAGTGTGAGCATGCGTGTGACGTCGCCCCCTGGTGGCGCTTGGCCGCCAGTGCAGCTCAAGCTGGGGTGGTGAAGAAGGCAACGCCTCCTGCAACTGGTCCGGTCTTGCTAACAGTCGCAGGCGTATTGAGGGACCCCGGGAGCCTCCGAGTGTGAGCTGTCGCCGTAGTGGCCGCGTCACATCCCACGAGCTCCACGCCTTCGGGGACAGCCGGAGAAGGGCCCGATGCAGGCGGGAGGCTGAAGGGAGTCCCTCAGTTAAGTTGACCCGGGGGATGCGCAGGTGCAGGTGGCCGCCTGGCCCAAGTCGCACtatggaaaagaggaaagaaagctaGTCACTCACAGGCCTACTGTGTGCTGAGcgcggggtggtggtggtggtggtggtggtgtttgtgCCATTTCCTCCAACACCCCAAGCTGGATCcttcctcagggcctttgcacaggccaCTTTGTCTACCGGCCACATTCTTCCCCTGAATCTCAGCGTGGCTGGTAACATACCACTCCAGCCTGACTGAAATTGGCATCGATCGATTTCATTTGGCTGTCTATCATTTGCCTCCCCCAAATGAGAGTCACAGCAGGGACTTCTGACTCCTTGGTCaccactgtgcctggcacacagtagatgcttaGTTAGTACCCGCGGGAATGAATGTATATCTGAGCTTTAGAGAGTCTGCGATTCCAACGctgtctctgcctccttctttctCCTGGAGTCCCACAGCACAAGTGGGATTAAGGTGGGATAAGAGCTCTCACTTCTGACTTGACTCCTCCCAGTGCCTAACGCAGCCCAGATCTTGCGCTTGCTCCGCCTGCTGGAGGCTCGGTGGAGAGCGTGAATATACTCCACTCCCTCGCTAAGACACCAGTCACATGCACCTTTAGCGGAGTCTTGGCGCGCGATTGCATCAGATTCGGAACCAGCCCAAGGAGGTTTAGCGCATCTCAGCGCACCGCTCAGTCCTccccccttcccttccttccgCGGGACACCTGGATCTTTCCCCCGGGAAATCCCCCGTACAAACAGCCCTTTCCTTATATCCAAGGGCAGGGACCACACCCCCTAGCCCGACCTTGTCTCCGGGTTCTCCTGGGTTCTTTGAGTCTTCAGTGGAGTCGCTGGATTCTCTGGCCTTAGTTTCCCCATGCGACCCCGGGAGGTGTTGTAACATCTCAGATTGGCTAAGCCTCGCCTGGTCCCGCTGCACGTCTGGTCTTTTGCTCCCCCAAGGGGCAACTTTCTTGCCTGGTTCAccgatggggaaactgaggctcggcgGTAGGTCTAAGAACCACCAGTTAGATGACTGGAGCTGCCCAGGGTGGGGTCTCCGAGATTTTACTCACGTTTTGGAGTGACTACACGGACTTGAGGAGGGGGCATGAGGTCCGGGTTCGAGTCTTCCCAGGTCTGGTTCGCTCGAAGCCGTGTCAGCAGATCTTTGTAGCGTTTCCGCAACTCCCGGAATCTGGAGATGTCCAGGCTGGAGTGCACGTTTGAGGGTCCCTGGAAAGTCTGGAGGTGCTCCTGGGTCAGAGACAGGGCACCTGCCGACCGCAGCCAGGAGAACATGAGCAGCATCAGCAACATCAGAGAGCGATGTGGCGCTGCCGGTCGCTGACCAGGCATAGCTATGTTAGTTAAGTTCTAAACTAGGACTGACCGGTCGCTGCTGGACCAGCCTTTATATTCCCTGGACTTTGTCCGCCCCCGCCTGCCTGGTCCCGCCTGCCGTGG
Proteins encoded in this window:
- the LRRC25 gene encoding leucine-rich repeat-containing protein 25; protein product: MGGALTWALLLPLLLHQAGSQTSSCSVFSGDVDWTTEYSDTCLNFSGQILSQLPQNQSLRARFLQLLDLSANGLQRLPGSFFSDLERLQLLIVTNNSLDFVDRALAKRCDLDLQADCSCVLLDWHRDRQDNCSGPELPKCLDVPTGAWHNLSVFLDVSCPSGLTKTTIGALAASGSLLLVLAIAGPVLAWRLCRHRMGQNLSKTWAAQDGSRSGSGWQSRYGSQGRRPKPPANTPPRSSTPDYENMFVGPPAARHQWDEHRSPPSEGGDFYMSYESLQHESQPVYCNLQSLGQVPLDDEEYVVPGR
- the GDF15 gene encoding growth/differentiation factor 15; translation: MPGQRPAAPHRSLMLLMLLMFSWLRSAGALSLTQEHLQTFQGPSNVHSSLDISRFRELRKRYKDLLTRLRANQTWEDSNPDLMPPPQVRVVTPKLRLGPGGHLHLRIPRVNLTEGLPSASRLHRALLRLSPKAWSSWDVTRPLRRQLTLGGSRGPSIRLRLLARPDQLQEALPSSPPQLELHWRPSATRGRRHTHAHTRDGCPLGEGRCCHLQSLRASLEDLGWADWVLAPRELDVRMCIGACPSHFRSANTHAQMQARLHGLNPDAAPAPCCVPASYEPVVLMHQDSDGRVSLTPFDDLVAKDCHCV